The segment AGATTGCTGAAAAAAACGGAAAGTTGCCGCTGAAACGGAGAAAGAAAATGGAACGTCTGCTGGACAGGCTTGATGGATGGGTTCCCCGCCAGCCAGCGGGTTCTTTGCTGCACGGAGATCTATGGGGAGGAAATTGGATCGCAGGACCGGGCGGGGAGCCGTACGTGATTGATCCTGCCGTATTTTACGGGCACAGGGAAATGGACATCGCATTCAGTGAATTGTTTGGCGGATTCAGTGATGCCTTTTATCGGGAATATGATGAAACCTATCCGCTCGATTACGGCTATACCGAACGGAAACCTATCTATCAGCTTTTTTATCTGCTGGTTCATCTCAATCTGTTTGGTGAGTCATACGGTTCAGCTGTTGATCGTATCCTCAATCGGTATGCGGATATAAGTTAAACAGTTAATGAATAACTGAGGGTCCCTTACACACACTAACTGAAGAGACGTCATGTGGAGGTGGAGTGTAATGGGAAAAAAAGAACGGAACCGGCTTCAGGAAAAGAAAAATAATCATTTGCCGCCCGATGCTGAAATCGCCAAGGAAATTGCTCATGGAAAGGAAAAGAACCCTGATAGGCGGAAAAAGCATCCAAAATCAAAATAAGGAAAGATAAAAAACGGCCAAGCGGCCGTTTTTTTACCGTTTTTGTTTAGTTTATACGGGTAGGAAAAAAATAAACTGCAGTGACAAGATGAAAGGAGTGTTCATGATGGCTGATGACAAAGAAGAAAAATATGCCCCTGGCATGGATGATGAAAACGAACTGAACGAGGAAGCGACAAAAAAGGAGAAACGTAAGGGAGAATATACGAAGGTCACTAAGCTTTCGTATGATGAGGCAGATCCATCATGAAGAACAGGGCAGGCACAAGCGGCGCCTGCCTTTTGATGTTTCCCTGCTAACGGTTAAATGCTGTTGTTCATGATCTTTTCTCTTTTGATGAAGTGTTGGGATGGCTGCGTGTCCGGCGTGACGGATTTGTCTCGTTGGCATGCTGGACTGCCTGCTGCAGCTTTTTGCTCATTTTTTTATCTTCAGTCATTACAAAGCCCTCCTTTTGAATTGTTTTGCCTATTAGGTTGTATAAGGTTGAGCCGGGTTATTCGTACGCTGGCTTCCTTTATGTTTGTTTTAAAGCGGTGTTTTATTCAGGAAAAGCGGGAAAAGGAAGACGAGATAGAATCAATACTATTATAATGGGAACAAAAAAGGAGGAGCGGCCATTGTCTCTATTTTCATCTGAAGCATTTAAAGGAAATCATATCTTGGTGACAGGTGCCACCGGAGGGATAGGTTCAGCGGCGGCAAAAATTCTTGCCGGGGCAGGGGCGGACTTGACTTTGACTGGACGGAATGAAAAGAAACTCGATATACTGGCAGCTGAACTTCACCGTAAACATGAAGGACAACAAATAATAGCTGTATCAGGGGATTTGACGAAAACGCATGACCGTGAGCAAATACTGCGGCAGGCGTCTGAAAGAATAGGCCCGGTATTTGGCCTGGTCAATAATGCAGGTGTATCTGGAGGGGAAACTGTCGACAAATTGTCTGAAGAAGACCTCCGCCACATCCTTGAGGTCAATTACGTCTCCACTGTCCTTTTCACACAGGCTGTTTATCGGCAAATGATGAAAAGGAAGGAGGGTTCGATTGTAAACGTGACATCCCTTTCCGGTTTGCGGGGCACTTACGGAAACAGTGCATATTCTGCATCCAAGTTCGCGATGACGGGCTTCACCCATTCCCTTGCGGTGGAAGCGGCCCGGAACGGCATCAGGGTAAATGCTGTCGCTCCCGGCTATGTGAAAACCGATATGGCGGCCGCGGCCATTCAAAGGAGAGCAAAAAGGCAAAACAAACCGTATGAAAAACTGCTGGCCGAAATTGAAGCAGGACAGCCAAGCGGCAGGATCACCGAACCGGAAGAGGTGGCAGAAACGATAGCTTTCCTGTTATCTGACAGTGCCGGAAACATTGTCGGCGAGACGGTGAAGGTCTCAGGCGGAAGCGTATTATGATCTGGAAAGGATGGGATGTATGCTTATAAAACAATCATTGCACACACAAAAACGGGACCAATTCATTGAAATTACGGATATTGTACGACAGGAAGTGCAGGAAAACGGAGTGAAAAATGGTATTGTCACCGTGTATTGCCCTCATACAACAGCAGGAATTACCATCAATGAGAACGCTGACCCGGATGTTGTTCACGATATGCTTATGAGGCTTGATGAAATATATCCATGGACACATGAAAAGTACCGTCATATGGAGGGGAATTCCGCTTCACATTTAAAAGCGAGCACGTTTGGCGCTTCTGCAACAATCGTCATCGAGGGAGGCGAACTATTGCTCGGGACCTGGCAGGGGGTCTATTTTTGTGAATTCGACGGACCAAGAAACCGAACATGGTTCCTGAAATTAAGCCCTGACATCCATTCATGATATAGAAGATGGCGCGCCTCCTGAAAGTTATGTATACTTTGGATTGGAAACACTACATACAGGCTGTGTTAAAAAATGAGATTCGTAATGGTATTGATTGGAACGGAAGGAGCGGACCAGGGAAGTCCCCGCAGGCGTGAAAGGCGAGGAGGCTCCCGGACGCCCTGCGGCAAAGAAGTCAAAGTGAATGCGCCGAAAGGAAGCAAGAACGGATGTTCAACATGTACCGTGTTGAAAGCGGGTGCCTGAAGTGAAAATCAACCACGTCGTTTAACAGAGCCTGCATAAAAGGGGCGAGCAGAATGAATGAAAAACAACTTGCCGGCGAAAAAGCGGCTGAGTACGTTCAGGAAGGTATGATCGTCGGATTGGGAACCGGTTCTACGGTTTACTACACGATTATGAAGCTGGGTGAACGGGTAAAAAACGGTTTGAAGATCAAGGGGGTGTCGACATCCTCGTCGACGACAAAGCTGGCCAGTGAACTAGGTATTCCAATGACCACCCTTAATGAAGCAGATCGAATCGATTTAACCATCGATGGCGCCGATGAAGTCGACAAAGAGGGCAACGGAATAAAAGGCGGCGGCGGAGCTCTCCTGTTCGAAAAAATGGTTGCGGCAGCATCCGACTCAATCATCTGGGTAGTCGGTGTCAATAAGCTTGTTGAAAAGCTGGGGGCCTTCCCGCTTCCAGTAGAAGTCATCCCATTCGGTTATAAGCAAATCCAGAAAAAGCTGTCAGCCCGGGGCATAAAAAGCGATTTGCGCCAACAAGATGGTGAAGTGTATAAGACTGACAGCGGCAATTACATTTTGGATCTTCAAATGGGCACAATCGAGAATCCAGCCGAATTGGATCAATGGCTGAACGGACTTGCTGGAGTCGTGGAGAACGGCCTGTTCAACGGCATGGTGAATAAAGTGATTGCAGGTAAAGACGGCGGCACAGAAGTGATCGAATACAGGTGAATGAGGAGGGGGATCCCCTTCTTTTGCAAGTTATAAAAATTTCACTTACCGTATGTTTGTATTAATAAATTAATGCTAAAAAATAAACAATTAGCCCAAATCCCAACTGACAGAAACAAATTAGGGCAATCATACATATTGTGAAAGTATAGTGGATTACGTTTGCAAAGGAGTTAATACACATGCCACCATTTAGAGCACCTTTTCAAGGCATGCCGGGAG is part of the Bacillus marinisedimentorum genome and harbors:
- a CDS encoding SDR family NAD(P)-dependent oxidoreductase produces the protein MGTKKEERPLSLFSSEAFKGNHILVTGATGGIGSAAAKILAGAGADLTLTGRNEKKLDILAAELHRKHEGQQIIAVSGDLTKTHDREQILRQASERIGPVFGLVNNAGVSGGETVDKLSEEDLRHILEVNYVSTVLFTQAVYRQMMKRKEGSIVNVTSLSGLRGTYGNSAYSASKFAMTGFTHSLAVEAARNGIRVNAVAPGYVKTDMAAAAIQRRAKRQNKPYEKLLAEIEAGQPSGRITEPEEVAETIAFLLSDSAGNIVGETVKVSGGSVL
- a CDS encoding secondary thiamine-phosphate synthase enzyme YjbQ, which encodes MLIKQSLHTQKRDQFIEITDIVRQEVQENGVKNGIVTVYCPHTTAGITINENADPDVVHDMLMRLDEIYPWTHEKYRHMEGNSASHLKASTFGASATIVIEGGELLLGTWQGVYFCEFDGPRNRTWFLKLSPDIHS
- the rpiA gene encoding ribose-5-phosphate isomerase RpiA, translating into MNEKQLAGEKAAEYVQEGMIVGLGTGSTVYYTIMKLGERVKNGLKIKGVSTSSSTTKLASELGIPMTTLNEADRIDLTIDGADEVDKEGNGIKGGGGALLFEKMVAAASDSIIWVVGVNKLVEKLGAFPLPVEVIPFGYKQIQKKLSARGIKSDLRQQDGEVYKTDSGNYILDLQMGTIENPAELDQWLNGLAGVVENGLFNGMVNKVIAGKDGGTEVIEYR